Proteins from a genomic interval of Tumebacillus sp. BK434:
- a CDS encoding glutamine amidotransferase — translation MHLKIAHLYPDLLDLYSDRGNVIILQKRAEWRGLRATVDEITVGHEPDLSEYDILVMGGGMDREQGIVAGDLQKRRENLQHAVDKGTVIVAICGGYQLLGNYFETSGGQRIPGIGLLDIETVGAKVRMVGNVVAEMEIDGVKTNIIGYENHSGKTYLGKGVQPMMKVIKGYGNSGEDKFEGVRQGTVFGTYLHGPLLAKNPALADHMISLALKRKDLSVQLEGLNDELEARTQQKLYKRLVESR, via the coding sequence TTGCACCTGAAAATCGCGCATCTGTATCCTGATCTGCTCGACCTGTACAGCGACCGCGGCAACGTGATCATTCTGCAAAAGCGCGCCGAATGGCGCGGCTTGCGCGCCACCGTCGACGAGATCACCGTCGGCCATGAGCCGGACTTGTCCGAATACGACATCCTCGTCATGGGCGGGGGCATGGACCGTGAGCAGGGCATCGTGGCGGGCGACTTGCAAAAGCGGCGCGAGAACCTGCAGCACGCCGTGGACAAGGGCACGGTGATCGTCGCGATCTGCGGCGGCTACCAGCTGCTCGGCAACTATTTCGAAACGAGCGGCGGGCAGCGCATCCCGGGCATCGGCCTGCTCGACATCGAAACGGTCGGCGCGAAGGTGCGCATGGTCGGCAACGTTGTCGCTGAGATGGAGATCGACGGCGTGAAGACGAACATCATCGGCTACGAAAACCATTCCGGCAAAACGTACCTCGGCAAAGGCGTGCAGCCGATGATGAAAGTGATCAAAGGCTATGGCAACAGCGGCGAGGACAAGTTCGAAGGCGTGCGCCAAGGCACCGTGTTTGGCACCTACCTGCATGGCCCGCTCTTGGCGAAGAACCCGGCGCTGGCCGACCACATGATCTCCTTGGCGCTGAAGCGCAAAGACCTGTCGGTGCAGTTGGAAGGGCTCAACGACGAACTGGAAGCGCGGACGCAGCAGAAGCTGTACAAGCGACTCGTCGAATCCCGTTAA
- a CDS encoding MFS transporter yields the protein MKQLQMQSRADHNIRILFWATLFGSVNFLEPILTLFYFERGLSEAGVLWMTLCWCMAVLVFEVPTGAFADRFGAKASFLVGSLVGMLSTAVLFFADSLLLFCLSNVLSGMAVTFFSGSEEALIYESLKEEQREDEMSGVMGKIQSAIYVPAIAATLFGAFWARDLAEDQFRLLILFGLLAQLVRLVLVFRVANPKQEDSFRDNPFQHVKNGMYVIKKTPDLIKLFLNFTIVFIPAVAVFGKFEQPYLNLSGLPVEWLGVLYATGSAVALLIARKLDWLTGRFSRVTLMQVTGIATFLMVLTATLIQNSLAVALTVYFVLRISRTIRYPLYSHLANGYIPSGSRATTLSLLSIADSLFDLLIIGGVALISTLGLGAAQYSSMTVIFGVCALIILLGNLAPIRVAKEATKLQELKHQ from the coding sequence ATGAAGCAATTACAGATGCAATCGCGCGCCGATCATAACATTCGGATCTTGTTTTGGGCCACGCTGTTTGGCAGCGTCAATTTTCTGGAACCGATCTTGACTTTGTTTTATTTTGAGCGGGGGCTCTCGGAAGCCGGCGTGTTGTGGATGACGCTGTGCTGGTGCATGGCTGTTTTGGTGTTTGAAGTGCCGACGGGGGCGTTTGCCGACCGCTTCGGCGCGAAAGCTTCGTTTCTCGTCGGCAGCTTGGTCGGCATGCTGAGCACGGCAGTGTTGTTTTTTGCGGACAGCCTGCTCTTGTTCTGTCTGTCCAACGTGCTGAGCGGCATGGCGGTGACGTTCTTTTCCGGCTCGGAAGAAGCGCTGATCTATGAATCGCTGAAAGAAGAGCAGCGCGAAGACGAGATGAGCGGCGTGATGGGCAAGATCCAGTCGGCGATCTATGTGCCGGCGATCGCCGCGACGCTGTTTGGCGCTTTCTGGGCGCGCGACTTGGCGGAAGACCAGTTCCGCCTGCTGATCCTGTTCGGGCTCTTGGCGCAGTTGGTGCGCCTCGTGCTGGTGTTTCGCGTGGCCAATCCGAAGCAGGAGGACAGCTTCCGCGACAACCCGTTCCAGCATGTCAAAAACGGCATGTATGTGATCAAAAAGACGCCCGACCTGATCAAGTTGTTCCTGAACTTCACCATTGTCTTCATCCCGGCGGTGGCGGTGTTTGGCAAGTTTGAGCAGCCGTATCTCAACCTGTCCGGGCTGCCGGTCGAGTGGCTGGGCGTGCTGTATGCGACCGGTTCGGCGGTGGCGCTGTTGATCGCGCGCAAGCTGGACTGGCTGACCGGGCGCTTCTCTCGCGTGACCTTGATGCAGGTGACGGGGATCGCCACGTTCCTGATGGTGCTGACCGCGACGTTGATCCAGAACTCGCTGGCGGTGGCGCTGACCGTCTACTTCGTGCTCCGCATCTCGCGCACGATCCGCTATCCGCTGTACTCGCATCTGGCCAACGGCTACATCCCGTCCGGCAGCCGGGCGACGACGCTGTCGCTTTTGTCGATCGCCGATTCGCTGTTCGATCTGCTGATCATCGGCGGCGTCGCGCTGATCAGTACGCTGGGACTGGGTGCCGCGCAGTACTCGTCGATGACGGTGATCTTCGGGGTCTGCGCCCTGATCATCCTGCTTGGCAACCTTGCGCCGATTCGCGTGGCGAAAGAGGCGACCAAACTGCAAGAGCTGAAGCACCAATAG
- a CDS encoding NAD(P)/FAD-dependent oxidoreductase codes for MKYDCIVIGGGPSGLMAAISAGLHGAKVLLLEKGDKLGRKLLISGGGRCNVTNNKDIDELIKHIPGNGRFMHGPFSVFNNRDIVRFFEDLGIKLKEEDRGRMFPVTDKAKSVLDALLRKMDELDITIKTNTPVAHVRYEDGQVAGVKLRGGGSFDSRTVIIAVGGMSVPKTGSTGDGYAWARAAGHTITELYPTEVPVRSNTQWVRDLQGLSLRHIVLTVLNAKGKKVIEHEGDMIFTHFGISGPAVLRCSQFVVKELKKGGSSVQMLLDLFPDKRPEDVHSELFKLAEQEPKKAFKNVIKGYIPERMIPLCLSQAGLPEDTTFANLPKKPLAELAALLKALPITATGTLSIEEAFITGGGVHLKEITPSTMQSKLMPGLFFSGEVLDLHGYTGGFNITVAFSTGYVAGKSAAELH; via the coding sequence ATGAAGTACGACTGCATCGTCATCGGCGGCGGACCGTCCGGCCTGATGGCGGCGATCTCCGCAGGCCTGCACGGAGCCAAGGTGCTGCTCCTCGAAAAAGGGGACAAGCTCGGCCGCAAGCTGCTGATCTCCGGCGGCGGCCGCTGCAACGTGACGAACAACAAAGACATCGATGAGCTGATCAAGCATATCCCTGGCAACGGCCGCTTCATGCACGGGCCGTTTTCTGTGTTCAACAATCGCGACATCGTCCGCTTTTTCGAAGACCTCGGCATCAAGCTGAAAGAAGAAGACCGCGGCCGGATGTTCCCGGTCACCGACAAGGCCAAGTCGGTGCTCGACGCCTTGCTGCGCAAGATGGACGAGCTCGACATCACGATCAAAACGAACACGCCGGTCGCCCATGTCCGCTATGAAGACGGCCAAGTGGCCGGCGTCAAACTGCGCGGCGGCGGGAGCTTCGACAGCCGGACGGTGATCATCGCCGTCGGCGGCATGTCGGTGCCGAAGACCGGCTCGACCGGTGACGGCTATGCCTGGGCGCGCGCGGCCGGCCACACGATCACCGAGCTCTACCCGACCGAGGTCCCGGTCCGGTCGAATACGCAGTGGGTTCGCGACCTGCAAGGCTTGTCCCTGCGCCACATCGTCCTGACCGTGCTGAACGCCAAAGGCAAGAAAGTGATCGAGCACGAAGGCGACATGATCTTCACCCACTTCGGCATCTCCGGCCCGGCCGTGCTGCGCTGCTCCCAATTTGTCGTCAAGGAGCTGAAAAAAGGCGGCAGCTCCGTGCAGATGCTGCTCGACCTGTTCCCGGACAAACGGCCGGAAGACGTGCACAGCGAGCTGTTCAAGCTCGCCGAACAGGAGCCGAAAAAAGCGTTCAAAAACGTGATCAAAGGCTACATCCCGGAGCGGATGATCCCGCTTTGCCTGAGCCAAGCCGGCCTGCCGGAAGACACCACTTTCGCCAACCTGCCGAAAAAACCGCTCGCCGAGCTGGCCGCGCTGCTCAAAGCTCTGCCGATCACGGCGACCGGCACCTTGTCGATCGAAGAAGCGTTCATCACCGGCGGCGGCGTGCATCTGAAAGAGATCACGCCGAGCACCATGCAGTCGAAACTGATGCCAGGACTGTTTTTCTCCGGAGAAGTGCTCGATCTGCACGGCTACACCGGCGGCTTCAACATCACCGTCGCCTTCTCCACCGGCTACGTCGCAGGCAAAAGCGCTGCTGAACTGCATTGA
- a CDS encoding DUF1292 domain-containing protein: MSDHNHVHDENCNHDHEHEEVVILTDDEGNEREFIIVETMQVEEQHYAILVAADGTEDDGFIMRIEEDEEGEEYLIDIEDEQEWNRVVAAYEKMADAE, translated from the coding sequence ATGTCCGATCATAACCATGTACATGACGAGAACTGCAACCACGACCACGAGCATGAAGAAGTCGTTATCCTGACCGATGACGAGGGCAACGAGCGTGAGTTTATCATCGTTGAGACCATGCAAGTGGAAGAACAGCACTATGCGATCCTCGTCGCTGCAGACGGTACCGAAGACGATGGTTTCATCATGCGCATCGAAGAAGACGAAGAGGGCGAAGAATACCTCATCGACATCGAAGATGAGCAAGAGTGGAACCGCGTAGTCGCTGCTTACGAAAAGATGGCTGACGCTGAGTAG
- a CDS encoding YlbF family regulator, which translates to MSTLDRNEIWAQAFELGEMILRTPEVDHYKKCEEQMLANAELAAKVSKFKELQENYDRLAEYSQGPHLDGLRQDMKQLQAELDSYPEVKAYKEAMQKVDELLQAVTEKIASTIAATPEA; encoded by the coding sequence ATGAGCACACTCGACCGCAACGAAATCTGGGCACAGGCGTTTGAACTCGGGGAGATGATTCTGCGCACGCCTGAAGTCGATCATTATAAAAAATGCGAAGAGCAGATGCTGGCCAACGCGGAGCTTGCCGCCAAAGTCTCCAAGTTCAAAGAGCTGCAGGAGAACTACGACCGCCTCGCCGAATACTCGCAAGGCCCGCACCTCGACGGCCTGCGCCAGGACATGAAGCAGTTGCAGGCGGAGCTGGACAGCTATCCGGAAGTGAAAGCGTACAAAGAAGCGATGCAAAAAGTGGATGAGCTGCTGCAGGCGGTCACCGAAAAAATCGCCTCGACGATCGCCGCAACGCCGGAAGCGTAG
- a CDS encoding DUF1292 domain-containing protein encodes MEHHKFRFIKGREYAFFHEDVHLLMIDFERDEKKEIYRIDDQEADGTYILEYPGELYIEQIKEIITSIFFVQVSEEHREGRYALGAYFTCQRKEYALFYDRENLENAELIFFRAVATGTGDYELSNITDEDEYREVVEHIQERYGHIFS; translated from the coding sequence GTGGAACACCACAAGTTTCGGTTCATAAAAGGCCGTGAGTATGCGTTTTTCCATGAAGACGTTCACTTGCTGATGATCGATTTTGAACGCGACGAGAAAAAGGAAATCTACCGCATCGACGATCAGGAAGCGGATGGCACATACATATTAGAGTATCCGGGCGAGTTGTACATCGAGCAGATCAAAGAGATCATCACGTCGATCTTCTTCGTGCAGGTCAGTGAAGAGCACCGCGAAGGACGCTATGCGCTGGGGGCGTATTTCACCTGTCAGCGCAAGGAGTACGCTTTGTTCTATGACCGTGAGAACCTCGAGAATGCCGAGCTGATCTTCTTCCGCGCCGTCGCGACCGGCACCGGCGATTACGAGCTGTCCAACATCACCGACGAGGACGAGTACCGCGAAGTGGTCGAACACATTCAGGAGCGCTACGGGCACATCTTCTCGTAA
- a CDS encoding DUF3055 domain-containing protein, which translates to MYINMYDDQEETITRFVGFVGNHRWDLAITQTKQFYGKSIVTNIQSGRSAILDKEDLEEDKLHILAAQFGLTDQEETEELAEFLLGNLPK; encoded by the coding sequence ATGTATATCAACATGTATGACGATCAGGAAGAAACGATCACTCGTTTCGTCGGTTTCGTCGGCAACCACCGCTGGGACCTGGCGATCACCCAAACCAAGCAATTTTACGGGAAAAGCATCGTCACCAACATCCAGTCCGGCCGCAGCGCCATCCTCGACAAAGAGGACCTCGAAGAGGATAAGCTGCACATCCTCGCCGCGCAGTTCGGACTGACCGACCAGGAAGAGACCGAGGAGTTGGCCGAATTTTTGCTCGGCAACCTCCCGAAATAA
- a CDS encoding LON peptidase substrate-binding domain-containing protein, whose product MSTFRLQLFPLHAVLYPHGLLPLHIFEPRYRTMIEMCVEHDVPFGVVQILSGLEAGGRAKTADVGTVARIQSLTRLEDGRMLITTRGEGRFKILSSAYDGECLTAEVEPLEDRPTPELTLASAIKENADLPELFDRYHRLLSHSLNAVYEKLNLPNDPELLSWMIPAFLHVPPELKQAVLSNTSLPQRLELVRELLEEEAEKLEEMIREARGE is encoded by the coding sequence ATGTCGACGTTTCGCTTACAGCTGTTTCCGCTGCATGCGGTGCTCTACCCGCATGGACTGTTGCCGCTGCATATTTTTGAACCGCGTTACCGCACGATGATCGAGATGTGCGTCGAGCATGACGTGCCGTTTGGGGTCGTGCAGATTCTCTCCGGCCTCGAGGCGGGCGGCAGGGCCAAGACGGCCGACGTGGGTACGGTCGCCCGCATCCAGAGTCTGACGCGCCTCGAAGACGGGCGCATGCTGATCACCACCCGCGGCGAAGGGCGCTTCAAGATCCTCTCGTCCGCCTATGACGGAGAGTGTCTGACCGCCGAGGTGGAGCCGCTGGAAGACCGTCCGACACCGGAGCTCACGTTGGCGTCGGCCATCAAGGAGAACGCCGATCTGCCGGAGCTGTTCGACCGCTACCACCGGCTGTTGTCGCACTCCTTGAACGCGGTGTACGAGAAGCTCAACCTGCCGAACGACCCGGAGCTCCTGTCGTGGATGATCCCGGCGTTTTTGCACGTGCCGCCGGAGCTGAAGCAGGCGGTGCTGAGCAACACTTCGCTCCCGCAGCGCTTGGAGCTGGTGCGGGAACTGCTCGAAGAAGAGGCGGAGAAGCTCGAAGAGATGATCCGGGAAGCGCGCGGAGAGTAG
- a CDS encoding isochorismatase family protein has translation MKKALLITDIQSDFLGNMDYIYPLCQEYLDKSGDQYDLIVLTHWKHEENHNENTLMLKHPKAHIVEKRGYSAYNDEMKQLLADNKIDTVHLAGIDSDMTVLATMYNLLDAGFKVQVLERLLASFSTRGWESTTIMRFVLGDENVLSLGGGRVWV, from the coding sequence ATGAAAAAAGCTCTGTTGATCACCGATATTCAATCTGATTTTCTCGGCAACATGGATTACATATATCCGCTCTGTCAAGAATACCTCGACAAGTCCGGCGACCAGTATGACCTGATCGTACTGACGCATTGGAAGCACGAGGAGAACCACAACGAGAACACCTTGATGCTCAAGCATCCGAAGGCGCACATCGTCGAGAAGCGCGGCTATTCCGCGTACAACGACGAGATGAAGCAGCTGTTGGCAGACAACAAGATCGACACCGTGCATCTGGCCGGCATCGACTCCGACATGACCGTTCTGGCGACCATGTACAACCTGCTCGACGCAGGCTTCAAAGTACAGGTGCTCGAACGCCTCTTGGCATCCTTCTCCACCCGCGGCTGGGAATCGACCACGATCATGCGCTTCGTTCTGGGCGATGAAAACGTGCTGTCCCTCGGCGGCGGCCGCGTTTGGGTCTAA
- a CDS encoding rhodanese-like domain-containing protein codes for MSEQPKVILDIRGEEEYITGHIPGSKNIGLQELSFALGDVEPDEKILLVCRTGKRAGQVKLLLEDEGYHNVEVLAGGMEAYKGEIEKGE; via the coding sequence ATGAGTGAACAGCCGAAAGTCATCCTCGACATTCGCGGCGAAGAAGAGTACATAACCGGTCACATTCCGGGCTCGAAAAACATCGGGCTGCAGGAATTGTCGTTTGCGCTGGGTGATGTGGAGCCGGATGAGAAAATATTGCTGGTCTGCCGCACCGGAAAGCGTGCAGGGCAGGTAAAGCTGTTATTGGAAGACGAAGGGTATCATAATGTAGAAGTACTGGCGGGCGGCATGGAAGCGTATAAAGGCGAGATTGAAAAAGGGGAGTAA
- the clpP gene encoding ATP-dependent Clp endopeptidase proteolytic subunit ClpP: MNLVPYVIEQTSRGERSYDIYSRLLKDRIIFLGTEVNDDVANSIVAQLLFLAADDPDKDIHLYINSPGGSISSGFAIYDTMQYIKPDVSTICIGMAASMGAFLLAAGAKGKRIALPNAEVMIHQPLGGARGQATDIEIAAKRILHTKAKINQIISERTGQPIEKVAADSDRDRWFDAPEALEYGLIDKVIENINEVK, translated from the coding sequence ATGAATCTCGTCCCGTATGTAATCGAACAGACTTCGCGCGGTGAGCGCTCTTACGATATCTACTCCCGCCTGCTGAAAGACCGTATCATCTTCCTCGGTACCGAGGTGAACGACGATGTGGCGAACTCGATCGTGGCACAGCTGTTGTTCCTGGCGGCCGATGACCCGGATAAGGATATCCACCTGTACATCAACTCGCCGGGCGGCTCGATCTCCTCAGGCTTTGCGATCTATGACACCATGCAGTACATCAAGCCGGACGTGTCGACGATCTGCATCGGGATGGCGGCGTCGATGGGTGCGTTCCTGCTGGCAGCAGGCGCGAAAGGCAAGCGCATCGCACTGCCGAACGCAGAAGTGATGATCCACCAGCCGCTGGGCGGCGCGCGCGGCCAGGCGACCGACATTGAGATTGCGGCGAAGCGCATTTTGCACACCAAAGCGAAGATCAACCAGATCATCTCCGAGCGCACCGGCCAGCCGATCGAGAAAGTGGCGGCCGACTCCGACCGCGACAGATGGTTCGATGCTCCGGAAGCGCTGGAGTACGGCCTGATCGACAAAGTGATCGAAAACATCAACGAAGTGAAATAA
- a CDS encoding SAM-dependent methyltransferase, with the protein MTELGKWMAAQIRQGGPVPFAQFMEWALYHPELGYYTGERRKFGKAGDFYTSPGINPVFAEVLADQLAEKASLVAAEPFVLLEFGAGEGMLARDLLNRWQAEHPALYANAEYRIVEISPALRARQAELTGAHPGKVAWMTREEVLAGGAFVGAVLTNEFVDAFPVHRVVKQDGGLAELYVDWEAEPRRTDGMFDMEVRADMAAGLPREQLEQDSSEAVPGRSVHDEGAFEPGRYVVIPGALSDVRIEEYAAAYAAGMIRGQVTEVGLPGLDWYQEVAGLLQQGWILTIDYGFDAEMLHHKSRMDGTLRGFYQHTLVSDPFQHVGEMDLTADVNFTALQAVGEQAGLVTEFYGSQAKYLLQSGILQRLKDVFSADLINDPDMKRNRAIKQLIMPGGIGDHFKVLVQSRGVSVL; encoded by the coding sequence ATGACCGAACTAGGGAAATGGATGGCAGCACAGATCCGCCAAGGCGGCCCGGTGCCGTTCGCACAGTTTATGGAGTGGGCGCTGTACCACCCGGAACTGGGCTATTACACCGGCGAGCGCCGCAAATTCGGCAAGGCGGGCGATTTCTATACCAGTCCGGGGATCAACCCGGTCTTCGCCGAAGTGCTGGCCGATCAGCTGGCGGAAAAAGCGTCGCTCGTGGCAGCAGAGCCGTTTGTGCTGCTCGAGTTTGGCGCGGGCGAAGGGATGCTCGCCCGCGACCTCCTGAACCGCTGGCAGGCGGAGCATCCGGCGTTGTACGCGAATGCGGAGTACCGCATCGTGGAGATCTCGCCTGCGCTGCGGGCACGGCAGGCCGAGCTGACCGGGGCACATCCCGGCAAAGTGGCGTGGATGACGCGCGAAGAGGTGCTGGCTGGCGGCGCGTTTGTCGGGGCGGTGCTGACCAATGAGTTTGTCGATGCCTTCCCGGTGCACCGGGTGGTGAAGCAGGACGGCGGGCTGGCCGAGCTGTATGTGGATTGGGAAGCGGAGCCAAGGCGGACGGACGGGATGTTCGACATGGAAGTTCGCGCGGACATGGCCGCAGGACTTCCGAGGGAGCAGTTGGAGCAGGATAGTTCGGAAGCTGTGCCCGGCAGGAGTGTACACGATGAGGGTGCCTTCGAGCCGGGGAGATATGTTGTCATTCCCGGTGCGCTTTCTGATGTTCGGATCGAAGAGTACGCTGCCGCCTACGCCGCTGGGATGATCCGCGGGCAGGTGACCGAAGTGGGGCTGCCGGGGCTGGATTGGTATCAAGAAGTTGCCGGGCTGTTGCAGCAGGGGTGGATTCTGACGATCGACTATGGCTTCGATGCGGAGATGCTGCATCACAAGAGCCGGATGGACGGCACACTGCGCGGGTTTTATCAGCACACGCTGGTCAGCGATCCGTTTCAGCACGTCGGCGAGATGGATCTGACGGCCGATGTCAATTTTACCGCTCTGCAAGCGGTCGGTGAGCAGGCCGGGCTGGTGACCGAGTTTTACGGCTCGCAGGCGAAATATCTGCTGCAGAGCGGCATCTTGCAGCGCCTGAAAGACGTATTCAGCGCCGACCTGATCAACGACCCGGACATGAAGCGCAACCGGGCGATCAAGCAGCTGATCATGCCGGGCGGGATCGGCGATCATTTTAAAGTGCTGGTGCAATCGCGAGGCGTCTCTGTGCTATAA
- a CDS encoding DegV family protein, which translates to MLRIVTDSTSDLTSSMVAEYGIDIVPLNVIFEGTTYADGIEISKAEFYEKMAASKVLPTTSQPSPALMRDRFQKILDAGDDVYYVGLASTLSGTVQSARIGRDMVSDPDRVTIFDTLNVSFGQGVLALEAAKLAHAGKNAEEITARLQDLRKRSQLVFSVATLDNLRKSGRINNLAFLFGSLLAIKPILMLDREGVVQQYDKVRGKKNALATILRYVQEHQPDPDLIFGIGHVAAPEQALELQALLHEQGVTNTALIEISGVVGAHVGAGTTGLLYVAKS; encoded by the coding sequence ATGCTCCGAATCGTAACGGACAGCACTTCAGATCTCACTTCTTCGATGGTCGCAGAGTATGGGATCGACATTGTCCCGCTTAATGTGATCTTCGAAGGTACAACATATGCCGACGGAATCGAGATCAGCAAAGCAGAATTTTATGAGAAGATGGCCGCATCGAAAGTGTTGCCGACCACTTCCCAGCCGAGCCCTGCTTTGATGCGCGACCGGTTCCAGAAGATTTTAGACGCGGGCGACGACGTGTATTATGTCGGCCTCGCCTCCACCCTCTCCGGCACCGTGCAGTCGGCCAGAATCGGGCGTGACATGGTGAGCGATCCGGATCGCGTGACGATCTTTGACACGCTGAACGTTTCCTTTGGCCAAGGCGTCTTGGCGCTGGAAGCTGCGAAGCTGGCGCACGCCGGCAAGAATGCGGAGGAGATCACAGCACGCTTGCAAGATCTAAGAAAGCGCTCTCAATTGGTGTTTTCCGTGGCGACGCTCGACAACTTGCGCAAATCGGGGCGGATCAACAATCTCGCCTTCCTGTTCGGTTCGCTGCTGGCGATCAAGCCGATCCTGATGCTCGATCGAGAAGGTGTCGTGCAACAGTACGACAAGGTGCGCGGCAAGAAAAATGCGCTGGCGACGATCCTGCGCTATGTGCAGGAGCACCAGCCCGACCCGGATCTGATCTTCGGCATCGGCCACGTCGCTGCGCCGGAGCAGGCGCTCGAGCTGCAGGCTCTGCTGCACGAGCAAGGCGTGACCAACACCGCGCTCATCGAGATCTCCGGCGTTGTCGGCGCGCATGTCGGAGCCGGCACGACCGGTCTGCTCTACGTAGCCAAATCATAA
- a CDS encoding glyceraldehyde-3-phosphate dehydrogenase has translation MSIKLAINGFGRIGRMVFRAAALDPQIEIVAINATHDVKALAHLLKYDSVQGKFNAEVETTADSIIVNGRETKIVGDRNPLNLPWKELGVDIVIEATGKFRSKETAGQHITAGAKKVIITAPGKDEDVTIVMGVNEEMYDPEKHDVISNASCTTNCLAPVAKVLHDKFTILNGLMTTIHAYTNDQNNLDNPHKDLRRARACAQSIIPTTTGAAKAVGLVLPELKGKLNGFSMRVPTPNVSVVDLVANVAQDVTVDAVNAALKEAAAGSLKGILGYTDEPLVSVDFVGDARSSIVDGLSTMVVGEKTVKVVAWYDNEWGYSERVVDLARLVGKKLQEKVSC, from the coding sequence ATGTCTATCAAACTTGCAATTAACGGTTTTGGCCGTATCGGCCGCATGGTGTTCCGTGCAGCAGCACTTGACCCGCAAATCGAGATCGTGGCGATCAACGCAACTCATGATGTGAAAGCGCTTGCGCATCTTTTGAAATATGATTCCGTACAGGGCAAATTTAATGCAGAGGTCGAAACGACCGCTGACAGCATCATCGTGAACGGCCGTGAGACGAAGATCGTCGGCGACCGCAACCCGTTAAATCTGCCGTGGAAGGAACTCGGCGTTGACATTGTGATCGAAGCGACCGGCAAGTTCCGCTCCAAAGAGACGGCCGGCCAGCACATCACCGCAGGGGCAAAGAAAGTCATCATCACTGCACCTGGTAAAGATGAAGACGTGACGATCGTCATGGGCGTCAACGAAGAGATGTACGATCCTGAAAAGCATGATGTCATCTCCAACGCATCCTGCACCACCAACTGCCTCGCCCCGGTGGCGAAAGTGCTGCATGACAAGTTCACGATCCTGAACGGGCTGATGACGACGATTCATGCCTACACCAACGATCAGAACAACCTCGACAACCCGCACAAAGACCTGCGCCGCGCCCGCGCTTGCGCCCAGTCGATCATCCCGACGACGACCGGCGCTGCCAAAGCGGTCGGTCTCGTGCTGCCGGAGCTGAAAGGCAAGTTGAACGGCTTCTCGATGCGCGTCCCGACCCCGAACGTATCGGTGGTTGACCTTGTGGCGAACGTCGCTCAAGACGTGACGGTCGATGCTGTCAACGCTGCGCTGAAAGAAGCGGCAGCAGGCTCGCTGAAAGGCATCCTCGGCTACACCGATGAGCCGCTCGTTTCGGTTGACTTTGTCGGCGATGCGCGCTCTTCGATCGTCGACGGTCTGTCCACGATGGTCGTCGGCGAGAAGACGGTGAAAGTCGTCGCTTGGTACGACAACGAGTGGGGTTACTCCGAGCGCGTGGTCGACCTCGCCCGTCTCGTCGGCAAGAAATTGCAAGAAAAAGTGTCCTGCTAA